A single Nostoc sp. PCC 7107 DNA region contains:
- a CDS encoding 2TM domain-containing protein, translating to MTSFRPEDVQQILQRAMADKQQEDFSEQQLQEMAAELGISFVSLQTAQQQWQQEKEIMKRRQTSNSHRLQKIKPHLISFLVVNLFLIVLNLVVSPGYFWAIYPLLGWGLGLALHAASVYLQQ from the coding sequence ATGACTTCCTTTCGCCCAGAAGATGTGCAGCAGATTCTTCAGCGAGCAATGGCTGATAAACAACAAGAAGATTTTTCCGAACAGCAGTTACAAGAAATGGCCGCAGAGCTTGGTATTTCATTTGTCAGCCTGCAAACAGCACAACAACAATGGCAACAGGAGAAAGAAATCATGAAAAGGCGGCAAACATCTAACTCTCACCGCCTACAAAAAATCAAGCCTCATTTGATTAGCTTTCTTGTGGTTAATCTCTTTTTAATTGTGTTGAATTTGGTAGTTAGTCCTGGTTACTTCTGGGCAATTTACCCCCTACTAGGTTGGGGATTGGGTCTTGCTCTCCATGCTGCTAGTGTTTACCTACAACAATAG
- a CDS encoding DUF2330 domain-containing protein yields MKRFRLIISSLITVLAVLCFAPTAWAFCGFYVAKADSKLYNQASQVILARDGDRTVLTMANDFQGEVKDFAMVVPVPTVLKKEQVRIAPPKIVERLDAFSAPRLVEYFDSDPCTEYDRVLNEAVPAPAARARAGAARGSANDLGVTVEARFNVGEYDIVILSAKESGGLETWLNRNGYKIPRGAKQLLKPYIRSGMKFFVAKVNLDKFEQSGYQFLRPLQISYQSPKFMLPIRLGMINANAAQDLIVYVLSPKGQAEITNYRTVKVPSDANIPVFVKNEFSDFYKSMFQTAYLKEDRKVAFLEYAWDMSSCDPCSAEPLNQEELKQAGVFWLDNNANDDVTAPPNFRRRPSFSSSNVFITRLHVRYTRDKFPEDPMFQATSNQESFQGRYILQHPFTGDLKCQAGREYKRSLPKRFEQEAQTLAKLTNWNIQDIRRRMKLSLGDLNYSWWENFLSWLGM; encoded by the coding sequence ATGAAGCGATTTCGACTGATAATTTCATCATTAATCACAGTATTAGCTGTGCTGTGTTTTGCCCCGACAGCCTGGGCATTTTGTGGATTTTATGTCGCCAAAGCCGATAGTAAATTATACAACCAAGCATCTCAAGTAATTTTGGCGCGGGATGGCGATCGCACCGTGTTAACTATGGCTAATGACTTTCAAGGCGAAGTCAAAGATTTTGCAATGGTTGTACCTGTGCCAACAGTCTTAAAAAAAGAGCAAGTCCGCATTGCTCCACCCAAGATTGTCGAACGTTTAGATGCTTTTAGTGCGCCGCGCTTAGTAGAATACTTTGACTCTGATCCTTGTACTGAATACGACAGGGTACTTAACGAAGCCGTACCCGCGCCAGCAGCTAGAGCTAGAGCCGGAGCAGCCAGAGGTAGTGCGAATGATTTAGGCGTAACAGTCGAAGCACGTTTTAACGTCGGCGAATACGACATTGTGATTTTGAGTGCTAAAGAATCCGGCGGACTAGAAACTTGGCTCAATCGCAACGGTTACAAAATTCCCAGGGGTGCGAAACAGCTACTTAAACCATACATTCGCTCCGGGATGAAATTCTTTGTGGCGAAAGTCAACCTCGATAAATTTGAGCAATCTGGCTATCAGTTCCTCCGTCCCCTACAAATTTCTTACCAATCACCCAAGTTCATGCTGCCCATTCGTTTGGGCATGATTAATGCCAACGCAGCCCAGGATTTAATTGTCTATGTCCTATCACCCAAAGGGCAAGCAGAAATCACTAACTACCGCACCGTGAAAGTTCCCTCTGATGCCAATATTCCTGTGTTTGTTAAAAATGAATTTAGTGATTTCTACAAGTCCATGTTCCAAACGGCATATCTCAAAGAAGACAGAAAGGTAGCTTTTTTAGAATACGCTTGGGATATGAGTAGTTGCGATCCTTGTTCAGCCGAACCCCTTAATCAAGAAGAACTCAAGCAAGCAGGTGTATTTTGGTTAGATAATAATGCCAATGATGACGTAACAGCGCCACCAAACTTCCGCCGTCGTCCGTCGTTTTCTAGTAGCAACGTATTCATAACCCGATTGCACGTCCGCTACACCCGCGACAAATTCCCAGAAGACCCAATGTTTCAAGCCACCTCTAATCAAGAATCTTTTCAAGGAAGATACATTTTACAGCATCCCTTTACAGGCGACCTCAAATGTCAAGCTGGTAGAGAATACAAGCGGTCTTTACCCAAGCGGTTTGAACAAGAAGCCCAAACTTTGGCAAAGCTTACCAATTGGAATATCCAAGATATTCGCCGCAGAATGAAGTTGAGTCTGGGTGATTTGAATTATTCTTGGTGGGAAAATTTCTTATCCTGGCTGGGAATGTAG
- a CDS encoding RnfABCDGE type electron transport complex subunit D: MLLKDIRDYQILFLGSFLALGIGTRDWTLRPEIIAVAISSCLSTQWILSLVNHQEPKLNLRSALITALGLSLLLRVDHWATMALAAVSAIASKFFLKVGDKHFFNPANFGIITVLTLTSDAWVSPGQWGEEWWYGLLFAGTGGLILQRVGRWDTTAAFLGSYSLLEALRNLYLGWTWDVYWHRLMSGSLLLFALFMVTDPRSIPNAKIGRVIWAICIASLTFILRNNFFISTAVFWSLFALAPLTIVIDWLWSSPRFSWLEQMKQGKEQQMTNDKEQITIDSAL, from the coding sequence ATGTTGCTGAAAGATATACGGGACTATCAAATTCTATTTCTGGGTTCATTTCTAGCCTTGGGAATTGGCACAAGGGACTGGACACTGCGACCAGAAATAATTGCTGTGGCGATCTCATCTTGTTTATCAACGCAGTGGATCTTGTCACTGGTAAATCATCAAGAACCAAAGCTAAATCTGCGTAGTGCGTTGATTACTGCCCTTGGACTCAGCTTACTATTGCGGGTTGACCATTGGGCAACAATGGCATTAGCCGCAGTCAGTGCGATCGCTAGTAAATTTTTCTTGAAAGTTGGCGATAAACATTTCTTCAATCCTGCCAATTTTGGCATTATCACAGTCTTAACTCTCACCTCCGATGCGTGGGTATCACCAGGACAGTGGGGCGAAGAATGGTGGTATGGGCTATTATTTGCCGGGACTGGCGGCCTGATTCTGCAAAGAGTTGGTCGCTGGGATACCACGGCAGCTTTTTTAGGTTCCTACTCTCTACTAGAAGCTCTACGCAACCTTTATCTAGGTTGGACTTGGGATGTGTATTGGCATCGCTTAATGAGTGGTTCCTTACTGCTGTTTGCCTTATTTATGGTGACAGATCCGCGCTCCATTCCCAACGCCAAAATCGGGCGTGTTATTTGGGCTATCTGCATCGCCAGCTTAACTTTCATCCTGCGAAATAATTTCTTCATCTCCACAGCCGTATTTTGGTCATTGTTTGCCCTTGCACCATTGACCATTGTGATTGATTGGCTGTGGTCATCTCCCAGATTTTCTTGGTTGGAGCAGATGAAACAAGGGAAGGAACAACAAATGACCAATGACAAAGAACAAATAACTATTGACTCAGCACTTTAA
- a CDS encoding DUF4188 domain-containing protein: MTKVMPGRFTAEVDSPFVVFLIGMRVNQFWSFSQWLPVAQAMAPMLKTLREHPEKGFLGGEQFFNLSPLSAVMVSYWRSLEDLEHFARNPSDLHLPAWQRFNKAVGNDGSVGIWHETYIIEPGHHEAIYGNMPVFGLAAATKPVPITKLTDTARARVQKVIN; encoded by the coding sequence ATGACAAAAGTAATGCCAGGACGCTTCACGGCTGAAGTAGACTCACCATTTGTAGTTTTCTTGATTGGGATGCGTGTTAACCAATTTTGGTCTTTTTCCCAGTGGCTACCTGTGGCTCAAGCAATGGCTCCTATGCTGAAAACCTTACGTGAGCATCCCGAAAAAGGCTTTTTGGGTGGAGAACAGTTTTTTAATTTGTCTCCGTTATCGGCTGTGATGGTATCATACTGGCGATCGCTAGAAGATTTAGAACACTTTGCCCGTAATCCGTCTGATCTGCATTTACCTGCTTGGCAGCGTTTTAACAAAGCCGTTGGTAATGATGGCAGTGTCGGGATTTGGCACGAAACTTACATCATCGAACCAGGACATCACGAAGCAATTTATGGCAATATGCCAGTTTTTGGTTTAGCCGCAGCCACCAAACCCGTTCCTATCACCAAGCTGACTGATACAGCTAGGGCCAGAGTGCAAAAAGTCATCAATTAA
- a CDS encoding PadR family transcriptional regulator, with protein sequence MALAHAILSVLINSPCSGYDLAKRFDQSVEGSVGFFWEASFQQIYRELNRLEEKGWLQAEKVLQENRPDKKIYSVTDSGKQQLCDWIVEAETATPLKNDLLVKLYAGYLVKRETIVSKLETHRREHHQRLAVYQEIEKKFFLKPQELPDDWKFKYVTLRCGIQSENAWLAWCDEMITFLSSPADTIDLKY encoded by the coding sequence ATGGCTTTAGCCCATGCAATTTTGTCAGTATTGATAAATAGCCCTTGTAGTGGTTATGACTTAGCTAAAAGGTTTGATCAATCTGTAGAAGGTTCCGTTGGTTTTTTTTGGGAAGCCAGCTTTCAGCAGATTTATCGAGAATTAAATCGCCTCGAAGAAAAAGGCTGGCTGCAAGCGGAAAAAGTCTTGCAAGAAAACCGCCCAGATAAAAAAATTTATTCCGTTACAGACTCAGGCAAACAGCAGTTATGTGATTGGATTGTGGAAGCTGAAACTGCAACCCCATTAAAAAATGATCTACTTGTCAAGCTATATGCTGGATATTTAGTCAAGCGTGAAACTATCGTGTCAAAACTAGAAACTCATCGCCGTGAGCATCACCAAAGACTCGCTGTTTACCAAGAAATTGAGAAAAAGTTCTTTCTCAAACCCCAAGAGTTACCCGATGATTGGAAATTTAAATATGTCACCCTCAGATGCGGAATTCAGTCTGAAAACGCCTGGTTAGCTTGGTGTGACGAAATGATTACTTTTTTAAGCAGTCCTGCTGACACAATTGATTTGAAGTACTAA
- a CDS encoding WD40 repeat domain-containing protein has protein sequence MAALTLPVTIWQSFDTYTARAAIAQIPDSQAPTNFVNPQLIYSLVGHAGTVKSLAFSPDGKILASGGAENDGAIRLWNPLTGKRLANSKAHKTSVESLVIAPDGQTLVSCSTDNTINLWNLKNNKFRRSFVGHTSNVLSLAVSPDSKVLVSGALDGIRVWDLLQQRPLTTLIKVSDSIYTVAISPDGQTVASGDNKGQIKLWDLQTGKLIRAFSAHSQAVNSVAFTPDGTTLISASRDRTIKLWNIQSKSLVRILKGHNNWINAIAINPNGQILASAGRDGIKLWDLTTGELLNTLYGHSDWVSAIAFSPDGRLLASGGFDGRVNIWGTIRPKRQ, from the coding sequence ATGGCAGCATTAACTCTGCCAGTAACTATTTGGCAAAGTTTTGATACTTATACTGCACGTGCGGCGATCGCCCAAATACCAGATTCCCAAGCTCCTACTAATTTTGTCAATCCTCAGCTAATTTATAGCTTAGTGGGACATGCCGGAACTGTTAAATCTCTAGCATTTAGTCCAGATGGCAAAATTCTCGCCAGTGGTGGCGCAGAAAATGATGGTGCAATTCGCTTGTGGAACCCTTTAACTGGTAAAAGGTTGGCGAATAGTAAAGCACACAAAACCTCTGTAGAATCTTTGGTGATTGCGCCAGATGGTCAAACTCTAGTTAGTTGTAGTACTGACAACACAATTAATCTTTGGAATCTGAAAAATAATAAATTCCGTCGTTCTTTTGTCGGACACACCAGCAATGTCTTGTCTTTAGCCGTATCGCCTGATAGTAAAGTCCTGGTAAGTGGTGCTTTAGACGGAATTCGGGTGTGGGATTTGTTACAACAACGCCCGTTGACAACACTAATCAAAGTTAGTGACTCAATTTATACAGTGGCAATCAGCCCTGATGGACAGACTGTCGCTAGTGGCGATAATAAAGGTCAAATCAAGCTTTGGGACTTGCAGACAGGAAAATTAATTAGAGCATTTTCGGCACATTCCCAAGCTGTGAACTCTGTAGCTTTTACACCAGATGGCACAACCTTAATTAGTGCCAGCCGCGATCGCACCATTAAACTCTGGAATATTCAATCAAAGAGCTTAGTCCGTATCCTCAAAGGACATAATAATTGGATCAATGCGATCGCCATCAACCCCAATGGCCAAATCCTAGCCAGTGCCGGTAGAGATGGCATTAAACTGTGGGATTTAACTACAGGCGAGTTATTAAATACACTTTATGGACATAGTGATTGGGTGAGTGCGATCGCTTTTAGTCCTGATGGCAGACTGTTAGCCAGCGGCGGTTTTGACGGCAGAGTCAACATTTGGGGAACCATCCGACCAAAACGTCAGTAA
- a CDS encoding translocation/assembly module TamB domain-containing protein: MTNSRHQENQFKYRTRVRMWLLILSRGCIPLLGIVLVGIILGIWRLQSFVQKELAPLAEQSLTNTINRPVKLGKVTNFSLTGVNFGASEIPATPTDPDKASVAAVEVGFNLWQLVFHRQLKLDVTLVNADVYIEQDKQGRWVSTTIAPPGKSGLIKTDLDNLRLRNGKVILLAHQSVGRVTSPVTFAQLNGSAQLVENNQLVKFDVAGLAETGGNVAIKGQALTKTLVADLQLQGKDLLAANVTNLVKLPLNLQTGRVNGDLQIKLAPEQTPLLYGSADLQKVTLQIPRVPQLLSNTEGDIYFKGTEIRLDNLNTDYGKIPLVANGIIDSQVGYQLTGRIKTVSIANAQTTLKLKLPVPVAGQLKADLQITGKATNPILSGAVATINTARIDKVNFKSITSKFEFSPNAALLTLRDIQGETTVGGEIIGGGKIALGKTPQLNLNFTAKNIGGDAIAKIYSSSQTFQIGKVAAIAKVTGTPNNARTFVQWQIPQATYPGRGEAIITSDRTVYFQNVALRVGRGVVRAVGRYANERWQADVTGDGVQLESFVNKNQLQNISLDGAEFNGRLILAGTSGPFQIASIRTQGAAVQIAGGAIAIASVQLQNQNFAAQLVANNINLGRILKQAPPALQGRLAGTFQIAGNRDNLSLKTISGTGKANLSVAGGTVTATNIQLANGIYQAQLVANNLALQQLTPNTQQLRGRLAGQFNVAGSVESFKPQNIQASGQAKLTVGGGTITAANIKVNDGRYQAQLQANNVPVQRLTKVPPQFQGDLTGQLNVAGSVTSFQPQTIQASGQGKLNIAGGTITAANIQVNNGRYQTQIQANNVPLQKLVAVPPQFQGALTGQLNVAGSVTSFQPQTIQASGQGKLNIAGGTITATNIQVNNGRYQAVVDAAGVQLTKLNQQLRGQLGGRLQVAGALGSATLANVNASGNVQLSQGLPGLERPLTAAIAWNGEKLAINQLTAPGLNVTGDIAANANKAGIPEITALNLNVQAQDYNLQQLPINLPNQVAVKGKVDFNGRVTGKLPLPNVNGKIALRDLVVQNIAFEPLLTGSIDSVQGRGLNLDLIGNRDRIALNLDGNNRPQSFLVQWQDAVAKGQFQGNNIALNVQNFPLQILNVSVPPALRLGTGKVAGLISGDLQVNPQTFVADGNLAIAQPKIGRIQGDQLTAQFNYANGKATLTSSKFIKGSSIYAFAGSFGQTPRGPQLQGKLNVSQGKIQDVLAAAQIFEIQDFQRGISEPAYGTAADLTTYSRGLPNQPLFDQLRRLYEIDAELAQQQQQRRDSNYLPELADLQGTFNGEVALDTATANGLSVQFDINGQNFTWGKEGESDRFYNAKQIIAQGSFENGVLQFRPLRVELDSGLLAFTGNIGGKDQSGQLRVTNFPIALINNFVKLPVDITGNLNASAALAGGISNPQAQGELEITNGTLNQKPVESATASFSYINGRLNFGSNVSVAGPEPVNITGSIPYQLPFATTAPASNEISLDVKVRNEGLALLNLLTDQIAFEKGEGEIDLKVSGTRQRPELTGIAAVKDATFVAQALPGKIRRVTGKINFNFDRIVVESLQGRFSRGQVVAAGELPVFNNEEPSNNPLTVNLEQLNLNLKGLYKGGASGNLQIIGSALNPLIGGQIRLYDGQVLLAESTNTNQSATSDAVKANKQDKTEARNNPNTARLNNLQLTLGNNIQITRPPILSFLATGNLTVNGALSAPIPDGTIRLQKGGVNLFTTQFNLARGYKNTATFRADQPRDPILDVQLFAKVLDAVQISEFSRSSSTGGLGSLESVRVEARVQGPASKLNENLELTSSPSRSQNEIVALLGGGFVDTQGRADSTLGLINIAGSAVFNNFQTTFNQIANAFGLSEFRIFPTVISDNPEAGRNSSTLELAAEAGVDISTKFSISSIKILTANDPFQWGINYRINDELRVRASTNLEDDSRAVIEYQTRF, encoded by the coding sequence ATGACTAACTCTCGCCATCAAGAAAATCAATTTAAATACCGCACCCGTGTGCGGATGTGGTTGTTGATTTTAAGTCGTGGCTGCATTCCCTTGTTAGGAATCGTGTTAGTAGGAATTATTTTGGGCATTTGGCGGTTACAAAGTTTTGTCCAAAAAGAGTTAGCGCCGTTAGCAGAACAAAGTCTGACCAATACCATTAACCGTCCGGTGAAATTGGGGAAAGTTACCAATTTTTCACTGACAGGGGTCAATTTTGGGGCTTCGGAAATTCCCGCCACACCTACAGACCCAGATAAAGCATCTGTGGCGGCTGTAGAAGTAGGTTTTAATCTGTGGCAATTAGTTTTTCATCGTCAACTCAAGCTGGATGTCACCTTAGTTAATGCTGATGTCTACATTGAACAAGACAAGCAAGGACGTTGGGTTAGCACTACCATTGCGCCACCAGGTAAAAGCGGATTAATTAAAACTGACTTAGATAATCTGCGGCTACGCAATGGCAAGGTAATACTACTAGCTCATCAAAGTGTTGGCAGAGTCACATCACCTGTAACATTTGCCCAACTTAACGGTTCTGCCCAACTAGTAGAAAATAACCAACTGGTAAAGTTTGATGTGGCGGGACTGGCAGAAACTGGTGGGAATGTCGCCATTAAAGGACAGGCGCTGACAAAAACTCTCGTTGCTGATCTTCAGTTGCAAGGAAAAGATTTACTCGCCGCTAATGTGACTAACTTGGTGAAGTTACCGCTGAACTTACAAACAGGTAGAGTCAATGGAGACTTGCAAATTAAACTAGCGCCAGAGCAAACTCCTTTGTTATATGGCAGTGCAGATTTACAAAAAGTCACACTGCAAATTCCCCGCGTACCTCAACTGTTAAGCAATACAGAAGGGGATATTTACTTCAAAGGTACAGAAATACGGCTCGATAATCTCAATACCGACTATGGCAAAATTCCCTTAGTTGCTAACGGCATTATTGATAGTCAAGTAGGCTATCAGTTAACCGGGCGGATTAAAACAGTGAGTATTGCCAATGCTCAAACCACACTCAAGTTGAAACTACCTGTACCTGTAGCTGGGCAACTCAAAGCTGACTTACAAATCACAGGCAAAGCCACCAACCCCATTCTTTCGGGTGCTGTAGCCACAATTAACACTGCCCGGATTGATAAAGTTAATTTTAAAAGTATTACGAGTAAGTTTGAATTTTCGCCGAATGCAGCCTTGTTAACTTTGAGAGATATTCAAGGTGAGACTACTGTTGGTGGAGAAATCATCGGGGGAGGTAAAATCGCTCTGGGGAAAACGCCCCAACTGAATTTGAATTTTACCGCCAAGAATATTGGTGGAGATGCGATCGCCAAAATCTATAGTTCTAGCCAGACTTTTCAAATTGGTAAAGTCGCCGCCATAGCCAAAGTCACAGGTACTCCCAACAACGCTAGAACTTTTGTACAGTGGCAAATACCCCAAGCCACATACCCTGGTAGAGGTGAAGCTATTATCACCAGCGATCGCACCGTCTATTTCCAAAATGTTGCCCTGAGAGTTGGTCGTGGTGTAGTCCGGGCTGTGGGCAGATATGCTAATGAACGTTGGCAAGCAGATGTTACAGGTGATGGCGTACAGTTAGAATCTTTTGTTAACAAAAATCAACTGCAAAATATTTCCTTAGATGGGGCAGAATTTAACGGGCGGTTGATTTTAGCGGGTACTAGCGGGCCATTCCAAATTGCCTCAATTCGCACTCAAGGCGCAGCCGTGCAGATTGCGGGTGGGGCGATCGCTATTGCCAGTGTCCAACTCCAAAACCAAAACTTTGCCGCGCAATTAGTTGCCAATAATATCAACTTAGGACGTATTCTCAAACAAGCTCCCCCGGCTTTGCAAGGGCGCTTGGCTGGGACATTCCAAATCGCGGGGAATCGAGATAACCTCAGCTTGAAAACTATTAGTGGTACTGGTAAAGCTAATCTCAGTGTTGCAGGTGGTACAGTTACAGCTACAAACATTCAACTGGCCAATGGAATTTATCAAGCGCAGTTGGTCGCCAATAATCTGGCGTTGCAGCAACTTACACCCAATACACAACAACTGCGCGGTAGATTAGCTGGTCAGTTTAATGTAGCTGGTTCGGTGGAATCCTTCAAGCCGCAAAATATTCAAGCCAGCGGTCAAGCTAAGTTAACTGTTGGCGGCGGGACAATTACCGCCGCAAATATCAAAGTTAATGATGGTCGTTATCAAGCGCAACTCCAAGCTAACAATGTGCCAGTGCAACGCTTGACCAAAGTCCCGCCGCAATTTCAAGGAGATTTAACAGGTCAATTAAATGTTGCTGGTTCGGTGACATCCTTTCAACCGCAAACTATTCAAGCCAGTGGTCAAGGAAAGTTGAATATTGCTGGGGGGACAATTACCGCCGCCAATATTCAAGTAAATAACGGTCGTTATCAAACGCAAATCCAAGCGAATAATGTACCGTTGCAAAAATTGGTCGCCGTCCCGCCACAATTTCAAGGTGCATTAACAGGTCAATTAAACGTTGCTGGTTCTGTTACATCCTTCCAACCCCAAACAATCCAAGCTAGTGGTCAAGGAAAGTTGAATATTGCTGGGGGGACAATTACCGCCACAAATATTCAAGTGAATAACGGTCGTTATCAAGCAGTAGTTGATGCAGCTGGTGTGCAATTAACGAAGTTGAATCAGCAATTGCGGGGTCAATTGGGCGGAAGATTACAAGTAGCTGGGGCGTTGGGTTCTGCCACATTGGCGAATGTGAATGCTTCTGGTAACGTGCAGTTATCCCAAGGTTTGCCGGGTTTAGAACGACCATTAACAGCGGCGATCGCATGGAATGGTGAGAAACTAGCAATTAATCAACTCACCGCCCCTGGTTTAAATGTGACTGGTGACATCGCCGCCAACGCCAACAAAGCCGGAATACCAGAAATTACCGCCCTAAATTTGAATGTCCAAGCCCAAGACTATAATTTGCAACAGTTACCGATTAATTTGCCTAATCAGGTAGCTGTGAAAGGCAAAGTAGATTTTAACGGTAGAGTTACAGGGAAGTTACCATTACCCAACGTCAACGGCAAAATTGCCTTACGCGACTTGGTAGTCCAGAACATCGCTTTTGAGCCATTGTTAACAGGTAGTATTGATTCAGTCCAAGGACGCGGGTTGAATTTAGATTTAATTGGCAACCGCGATCGCATTGCCCTAAATTTAGATGGCAATAATCGCCCCCAATCCTTCTTAGTACAGTGGCAAGATGCTGTAGCTAAAGGTCAATTTCAAGGCAATAATATCGCCCTGAATGTGCAGAATTTCCCCTTACAAATCTTAAATGTTTCTGTACCACCAGCCCTACGTTTAGGCACTGGGAAGGTAGCTGGGTTAATTAGTGGAGATTTGCAAGTAAATCCCCAAACATTTGTTGCCGATGGCAATTTAGCGATCGCCCAACCGAAAATCGGACGCATCCAAGGCGACCAGTTAACCGCACAATTCAACTATGCCAATGGCAAAGCTACTCTCACTAGTAGCAAATTTATCAAAGGTAGCAGTATTTATGCTTTTGCGGGTAGTTTCGGGCAAACTCCCAGAGGGCCACAACTCCAAGGCAAACTCAACGTTAGCCAAGGTAAAATCCAAGATGTCTTAGCCGCAGCGCAGATATTTGAAATCCAAGACTTTCAACGAGGCATATCAGAACCAGCTTATGGTACAGCCGCTGATTTAACTACCTACTCACGGGGTTTACCCAATCAACCTTTATTCGATCAACTGCGACGCTTGTACGAAATTGATGCAGAATTAGCCCAACAGCAACAACAACGGCGTGATTCTAATTACTTACCAGAACTAGCAGACTTACAGGGAACATTTAACGGGGAAGTGGCTTTAGATACCGCAACAGCCAACGGACTATCAGTGCAGTTTGATATTAACGGACAGAACTTTACCTGGGGGAAAGAAGGCGAAAGCGATCGCTTCTACAATGCTAAACAGATTATTGCCCAAGGTAGCTTTGAAAATGGTGTGTTGCAGTTTCGCCCGCTACGTGTGGAGTTAGACAGTGGTCTCTTAGCTTTTACCGGAAACATCGGCGGTAAAGACCAATCAGGTCAGTTGCGCGTTACTAATTTTCCCATCGCTTTAATTAATAACTTTGTCAAACTCCCAGTTGATATCACAGGTAATCTCAACGCCTCAGCAGCTTTAGCAGGCGGTATTTCCAATCCCCAAGCCCAAGGCGAATTAGAAATTACCAATGGAACCCTCAATCAAAAGCCTGTAGAATCAGCTACCGCCAGCTTTAGTTATATCAATGGCCGTTTAAACTTTGGCAGTAATGTTTCTGTGGCTGGGCCAGAACCAGTTAACATTACTGGCAGCATACCCTATCAGTTACCCTTCGCTACTACTGCACCCGCCAGTAATGAAATTAGCTTAGATGTGAAAGTCAGGAATGAAGGATTGGCACTGTTAAATCTTCTAACTGATCAGATAGCCTTTGAAAAAGGTGAAGGGGAAATTGACCTAAAAGTAAGTGGAACTAGACAGCGCCCAGAGTTAACAGGAATTGCCGCTGTCAAAGATGCCACTTTTGTAGCCCAAGCTTTACCCGGTAAAATCAGACGGGTAACAGGTAAGATTAATTTCAATTTTGACCGCATTGTAGTAGAAAGTCTGCAAGGTAGATTTAGTCGAGGTCAAGTAGTTGCGGCTGGTGAACTTCCTGTATTTAATAATGAGGAACCGTCAAATAATCCCCTCACTGTCAATCTTGAGCAATTAAATTTAAATCTCAAAGGATTATATAAAGGCGGCGCTAGTGGCAATTTACAAATTATTGGTTCAGCCTTAAACCCACTGATTGGCGGTCAAATTCGTTTATATGATGGTCAGGTTTTATTAGCAGAATCAACCAACACTAATCAATCTGCAACTAGCGATGCAGTCAAAGCCAACAAGCAAGATAAAACTGAGGCGAGAAATAATCCCAATACAGCCAGATTAAATAATCTGCAATTAACATTAGGTAACAACATCCAAATTACCCGTCCCCCGATTCTCAGTTTTCTAGCTACAGGTAATCTGACAGTCAATGGTGCTTTAAGCGCTCCCATACCCGATGGTACAATCCGGCTACAAAAGGGTGGAGTGAATTTATTCACCACTCAGTTTAACTTGGCTCGCGGCTATAAAAATACAGCGACATTTAGGGCTGACCAACCGCGTGATCCTATCTTAGATGTGCAGTTATTTGCTAAGGTACTTGATGCAGTTCAAATTTCCGAGTTCTCTAGAAGCAGTAGCACAGGTGGATTAGGTTCTTTAGAAAGTGTGCGAGTTGAAGCGAGAGTCCAAGGGCCTGCTAGTAAACTCAACGAAAATCTCGAACTCACCAGCAGTCCTTCACGCAGTCAAAACGAAATTGTTGCGTTGTTGGGTGGGGGATTTGTCGATACTCAAGGGCGTGCTGATAGCACATTAGGCTTAATTAATATTGCTGGTTCAGCTGTATTTAATAACTTTCAGACAACGTTTAATCAAATTGCTAATGCTTTTGGCTTAAGTGAGTTTCGCATATTTCCAACTGTGATTTCTGACAATCCCGAAGCTGGTAGAAACAGTTCTACATTAGAATTAGCCGCAGAAGCTGGTGTTGATATTTCCACGAAGTTTTCTATTTCCAGCATTAAAATTTTAACTGCCAATGACCCTTTTCAATGGGGGATAAATTACCGTATTAACGATGAACTACGGGTGCGTGCTTCTACTAATTTAGAAGATGACAGTCGGGCAGTTATTGAATATCAGACACGGTTTTAG